One window of Paludibacter propionicigenes WB4 genomic DNA carries:
- a CDS encoding PorP/SprF family type IX secretion system membrane protein — translation MKKTIFILVFSLFSLLAIGQSNIRLNNYWGNAHYINPASIYDKYQAVFSMAARKQWIGVTGAPMTFFASGSTYIDNLNTQLGLIAVQDKIGYTSITNLDLTYAYAIKLQRDWELHFGMGLTYQSLSYDVSKVNLSSDYDPEAYQNLLTEDNFNSDLGVEVTNKAFKIGVSSQNIFSIFSTDRKYQTNTNFLYTRYRQISNNVVDFGLGVCGIQYSNMYQAEFNITGYFKVGQRSGLSETPDLFDVGLLYRTKSEVGIILGIDLSESIHLSYSYDYNVSGLNRNSVGTNEIMITYNLSRKPMCHNCWW, via the coding sequence ATGAAGAAAACTATTTTTATTTTAGTATTTAGTTTATTTAGTTTGCTGGCAATTGGTCAATCGAACATTCGGTTGAATAATTACTGGGGTAATGCTCATTACATCAATCCGGCGTCTATTTATGATAAATATCAGGCTGTATTTAGCATGGCTGCACGCAAGCAATGGATTGGAGTAACGGGTGCTCCCATGACCTTTTTCGCTTCGGGCAGTACTTACATCGATAATCTGAATACTCAACTGGGATTAATAGCTGTACAGGATAAAATTGGATATACCTCAATAACTAATCTTGATTTGACCTATGCCTATGCCATAAAACTGCAACGGGACTGGGAATTACACTTTGGAATGGGACTGACCTATCAGAGTTTGAGTTACGATGTGTCTAAGGTTAATTTATCTTCCGATTATGATCCTGAAGCTTATCAAAATCTGTTGACCGAAGATAATTTTAATTCCGATTTAGGAGTGGAGGTGACTAACAAAGCTTTCAAAATTGGTGTTTCGAGTCAAAATATATTTTCGATTTTTTCAACAGACCGAAAATATCAAACTAATACGAATTTCTTGTATACACGTTACAGACAGATTTCAAATAACGTCGTCGATTTTGGTCTTGGAGTGTGTGGAATTCAGTATTCCAACATGTATCAGGCAGAGTTTAATATAACGGGCTATTTTAAGGTAGGTCAACGATCTGGATTGTCAGAAACTCCCGATTTATTTGATGTCGGATTGCTTTACCGCACCAAAAGTGAAGTTGGTATAATTTTAGGGATCGATTTAAGTGAATCCATTCATTTATCCTACAGTTATGATTATAATGTGAGTGGTCTCAATCGAAATTCCGTAGGAACCAATGAAATAATGATTACGTATAATCTGTCCAGAAAACCGATGTGTCATAATTGCTGGTGGTAA